In Microbispora sp. ZYX-F-249, the following proteins share a genomic window:
- a CDS encoding response regulator transcription factor, producing the protein MTTPVRVLLVDDHPIFLDGLRTALTGLPEIEVVDCAGDGLAALTAVARSRPDVVLMDLTMPGMSGVEATRRITARDDGPAVLVLTMHADDDSVYAAIRAGASGYLLKGSDRADVVRAVLAVAAGEAVFGPEIAQRVLRSFAEGPRGASPRPFPELTSRELEILDLVATGLGNQAIARRLSISPKTVRNSVSTILGKLHAADRGEAVARARAHGLGQAARGTGAHDPHRAV; encoded by the coding sequence ATGACCACGCCGGTACGGGTCCTGCTCGTCGACGACCATCCGATCTTCCTCGACGGCCTGCGGACGGCCCTCACCGGACTGCCCGAGATCGAGGTCGTGGACTGCGCCGGCGACGGGCTCGCGGCGCTTACTGCGGTCGCGCGGTCACGGCCCGACGTGGTGCTGATGGACCTGACGATGCCCGGCATGAGCGGCGTCGAGGCCACCCGCCGGATCACCGCGCGCGACGACGGGCCGGCCGTGCTCGTGCTGACCATGCACGCCGACGACGACTCCGTCTACGCCGCCATCCGGGCCGGCGCCTCCGGATATCTGCTCAAGGGCTCCGACCGGGCCGACGTGGTGCGTGCCGTACTGGCGGTCGCGGCGGGCGAGGCGGTCTTCGGCCCGGAGATCGCCCAGCGGGTGCTGCGGTCGTTCGCGGAGGGCCCGCGCGGCGCCTCCCCGCGGCCGTTCCCCGAGCTGACCTCGCGTGAGCTGGAGATCCTCGACCTCGTGGCGACCGGGCTCGGCAACCAGGCCATCGCCCGCAGGCTCTCGATCAGCCCGAAGACCGTGCGCAACAGCGTTTCGACCATCCTCGGCAAGCTGCACGCCGCCGACCGGGGTGAGGCCGTCGCCCGGGCTCGGGCCCACGGACTCGGAC